One Gadus morhua chromosome 1, gadMor3.0, whole genome shotgun sequence DNA segment encodes these proteins:
- the lemd1 gene encoding LEM domain-containing protein 1 isoform X5, with translation MPVFEEDPAQLSKSRLKSDLVAHNVTLPTEKSKKDVYVGLYLKHIDAKNAADFSSDEEDQVVNQGHVVACHQEDTPEEKPSAVDMLDVNGLTDDELKASLLKHGLNAGPIVASTRALYERRLLKILQSNMPSEPTVNGAGDTNAYSDSEEEGDEEGQDEDSDSNDSRQEDILTLELSPENDKQVPSASMSVKSNTSSSSHTFSITQMVKEKEERGFSPVPQADGRRWSESKGQGDWSQVATPEQPKWELCTPKNESAYYTPNASYKQTVKEGLTVVPTRLYPPAVPIPTGITATCRRPIKGAAGRPVLYKYPEAPPTSATTLERREVDARLVPVYAQVLVFLAIACLLYLVYACMEENPYHPLLPLLDGLSEALESQEEGPVGLAHPGDPADTPVDL, from the exons ATGCCGGTGTTCGAGGAGGACCCTGCTCAGTTATCCAAGTCCAGGTTGAAGTCAGATTTGGTGGCCCACAATGTCACACTGCCAACTGAAAAAAGCAAGAAGGATGTGTATGTGGGTTTATATTTGAAGCATATTGATGCAAAAAATGCTGCTGATTTCTCAAGTGACGAAGAGGACCAAGTTGTT AATCAGGGACATGTTGTTGCGTGCCACCAGGAGGACACGCCAGAGGAGAAGCCATCAGCGGTGGATATGCTGGACGTCAATGGGCTGACCGATGACGAGCTCAAGGCCTCACTTCTCAAGCATGGGCTCAACGCTGGACCCATTGTTG CATCCACCAGGGCTTTGTATGAGCGGCGACTCTTGAAGATCCTTCAGAGCAACATGCCATCGGAGCCCACAGTGAACGGAGCGGGGGACACCAACGCATACTctgacagtgaggaggagggggacgaagaGGGGCAGGACGAGGATTCAG ATTCAAATGACTCAAGACAAGAAGACATTTTAACTTTGGAACTGTCTCCTGAGAACGACAAACAG GTTCCGTCAGCATCCATGTCAGTGAAGAGCAACACCTCGTCAAGTTCCCATACCTTCAGCATCACTCAGATGGTTAAGGAG aaggaggagagaggcttcTCGCCGGTGCCGCAAGCCgacgggaggaggtggagtgagAGCAAAGGGCAGGGGGATTGGTCCCAGGTCGCTACG CCGGAGCAGCCAAAGTGGGAACTGTGCACCCCGAAGAATGAATCGGCCTACTACACCCCTAATGCCTCTTACAAGCAGACGGTCAAG GAGGGATTGACTGTTGTTCCAACCAGGTTGTATCCACCGGCGGTACCGATACCCACTGGTATTAC CGCTACCTGTCGGAGGCCCATCAAGGGGGCCGCTGGGAGACCCGTCCTGTACAAGTACCCAGAAGCCCCGCCCACCAGTGCCACGACGCTCGAGCGCCGGGAGGTGGACGCTCGCCTAGTTCCGGTCTACGCCCAGGTCCTTGTCTTCCTTGCCATTGCCTGTCTGCTCTATCTGGTGTACGCCTGCATGGAGGAGAACCCGTACCACCCGCTGTTGCCTCTCTTGGACGGTCTGAGCGAGGCCCTagagagccaggaggagggccCTGTGGGTCTGGCCCACCCTGGGGACCCGGCCGACACCCCCGTGGACCTGTGA
- the lemd1 gene encoding LEM domain-containing protein 1 isoform X2, which translates to MPVFEEDPAQLSKSRLKSDLVAHNVTLPTEKSKKDVYVGLYLKHIDAKNAADFSSDEEDQVVNQGHVVACHQEDTPEEKPSAVDMLDVNGLTDDELKASLLKHGLNAGPIVASTRALYERRLLKILQSNMPSEPTVNGAGDTNAYSDSEEEGDEEGQDEDSDSNDSRQEDILTLELSPENDKQRVMAPESLEPHSGRIVEIAVESLLEASWALSSHLPSVLDETYSVDEHTGLIPAVPSASMSVKSNTSSSSHTFSITQMVKEKEERGFSPVPQADGRRWSESKGQGDWSQVATPEQPKWELCTPKNESAYYTPNASYKQTEGLTVVPTRLYPPAVPIPTGITATCRRPIKGAAGRPVLYKYPEAPPTSATTLERREVDARLVPVYAQVLVFLAIACLLYLVYACMEENPYHPLLPLLDGLSEALESQEEGPVGLAHPGDPADTPVDL; encoded by the exons ATGCCGGTGTTCGAGGAGGACCCTGCTCAGTTATCCAAGTCCAGGTTGAAGTCAGATTTGGTGGCCCACAATGTCACACTGCCAACTGAAAAAAGCAAGAAGGATGTGTATGTGGGTTTATATTTGAAGCATATTGATGCAAAAAATGCTGCTGATTTCTCAAGTGACGAAGAGGACCAAGTTGTT AATCAGGGACATGTTGTTGCGTGCCACCAGGAGGACACGCCAGAGGAGAAGCCATCAGCGGTGGATATGCTGGACGTCAATGGGCTGACCGATGACGAGCTCAAGGCCTCACTTCTCAAGCATGGGCTCAACGCTGGACCCATTGTTG CATCCACCAGGGCTTTGTATGAGCGGCGACTCTTGAAGATCCTTCAGAGCAACATGCCATCGGAGCCCACAGTGAACGGAGCGGGGGACACCAACGCATACTctgacagtgaggaggagggggacgaagaGGGGCAGGACGAGGATTCAG ATTCAAATGACTCAAGACAAGAAGACATTTTAACTTTGGAACTGTCTCCTGAGAACGACAAACAG CGTGTCATGGCCCCTGAAAGCTTGGAACCTCATTCCGGAAGGATTGTGGAGATTGCAGTAGAGTCACTGTTAGAGGCGAGTTGGGCCCTCAGCTCCCACCTTCCCTCTGTGCTTGATGAAACCTACTCTGTAGATGAGCACACAGGATTAATCCCAGCG GTTCCGTCAGCATCCATGTCAGTGAAGAGCAACACCTCGTCAAGTTCCCATACCTTCAGCATCACTCAGATGGTTAAGGAG aaggaggagagaggcttcTCGCCGGTGCCGCAAGCCgacgggaggaggtggagtgagAGCAAAGGGCAGGGGGATTGGTCCCAGGTCGCTACG CCGGAGCAGCCAAAGTGGGAACTGTGCACCCCGAAGAATGAATCGGCCTACTACACCCCTAATGCCTCTTACAAGCAGACG GAGGGATTGACTGTTGTTCCAACCAGGTTGTATCCACCGGCGGTACCGATACCCACTGGTATTAC CGCTACCTGTCGGAGGCCCATCAAGGGGGCCGCTGGGAGACCCGTCCTGTACAAGTACCCAGAAGCCCCGCCCACCAGTGCCACGACGCTCGAGCGCCGGGAGGTGGACGCTCGCCTAGTTCCGGTCTACGCCCAGGTCCTTGTCTTCCTTGCCATTGCCTGTCTGCTCTATCTGGTGTACGCCTGCATGGAGGAGAACCCGTACCACCCGCTGTTGCCTCTCTTGGACGGTCTGAGCGAGGCCCTagagagccaggaggagggccCTGTGGGTCTGGCCCACCCTGGGGACCCGGCCGACACCCCCGTGGACCTGTGA
- the lemd1 gene encoding LEM domain-containing protein 1 isoform X1 produces the protein MPVFEEDPAQLSKSRLKSDLVAHNVTLPTEKSKKDVYVGLYLKHIDAKNAADFSSDEEDQVVNQGHVVACHQEDTPEEKPSAVDMLDVNGLTDDELKASLLKHGLNAGPIVASTRALYERRLLKILQSNMPSEPTVNGAGDTNAYSDSEEEGDEEGQDEDSDSNDSRQEDILTLELSPENDKQRVMAPESLEPHSGRIVEIAVESLLEASWALSSHLPSVLDETYSVDEHTGLIPAVPSASMSVKSNTSSSSHTFSITQMVKEKEERGFSPVPQADGRRWSESKGQGDWSQVATPEQPKWELCTPKNESAYYTPNASYKQTVKEGLTVVPTRLYPPAVPIPTGITATCRRPIKGAAGRPVLYKYPEAPPTSATTLERREVDARLVPVYAQVLVFLAIACLLYLVYACMEENPYHPLLPLLDGLSEALESQEEGPVGLAHPGDPADTPVDL, from the exons ATGCCGGTGTTCGAGGAGGACCCTGCTCAGTTATCCAAGTCCAGGTTGAAGTCAGATTTGGTGGCCCACAATGTCACACTGCCAACTGAAAAAAGCAAGAAGGATGTGTATGTGGGTTTATATTTGAAGCATATTGATGCAAAAAATGCTGCTGATTTCTCAAGTGACGAAGAGGACCAAGTTGTT AATCAGGGACATGTTGTTGCGTGCCACCAGGAGGACACGCCAGAGGAGAAGCCATCAGCGGTGGATATGCTGGACGTCAATGGGCTGACCGATGACGAGCTCAAGGCCTCACTTCTCAAGCATGGGCTCAACGCTGGACCCATTGTTG CATCCACCAGGGCTTTGTATGAGCGGCGACTCTTGAAGATCCTTCAGAGCAACATGCCATCGGAGCCCACAGTGAACGGAGCGGGGGACACCAACGCATACTctgacagtgaggaggagggggacgaagaGGGGCAGGACGAGGATTCAG ATTCAAATGACTCAAGACAAGAAGACATTTTAACTTTGGAACTGTCTCCTGAGAACGACAAACAG CGTGTCATGGCCCCTGAAAGCTTGGAACCTCATTCCGGAAGGATTGTGGAGATTGCAGTAGAGTCACTGTTAGAGGCGAGTTGGGCCCTCAGCTCCCACCTTCCCTCTGTGCTTGATGAAACCTACTCTGTAGATGAGCACACAGGATTAATCCCAGCG GTTCCGTCAGCATCCATGTCAGTGAAGAGCAACACCTCGTCAAGTTCCCATACCTTCAGCATCACTCAGATGGTTAAGGAG aaggaggagagaggcttcTCGCCGGTGCCGCAAGCCgacgggaggaggtggagtgagAGCAAAGGGCAGGGGGATTGGTCCCAGGTCGCTACG CCGGAGCAGCCAAAGTGGGAACTGTGCACCCCGAAGAATGAATCGGCCTACTACACCCCTAATGCCTCTTACAAGCAGACGGTCAAG GAGGGATTGACTGTTGTTCCAACCAGGTTGTATCCACCGGCGGTACCGATACCCACTGGTATTAC CGCTACCTGTCGGAGGCCCATCAAGGGGGCCGCTGGGAGACCCGTCCTGTACAAGTACCCAGAAGCCCCGCCCACCAGTGCCACGACGCTCGAGCGCCGGGAGGTGGACGCTCGCCTAGTTCCGGTCTACGCCCAGGTCCTTGTCTTCCTTGCCATTGCCTGTCTGCTCTATCTGGTGTACGCCTGCATGGAGGAGAACCCGTACCACCCGCTGTTGCCTCTCTTGGACGGTCTGAGCGAGGCCCTagagagccaggaggagggccCTGTGGGTCTGGCCCACCCTGGGGACCCGGCCGACACCCCCGTGGACCTGTGA
- the lemd1 gene encoding LEM domain-containing protein 1 isoform X4, giving the protein MPVFEEDPAQLSKSRLKSDLVAHNVTLPTEKSKKDVYVGLYLKHIDAKNAADFSSDEEDQVVNQGHVVACHQEDTPEEKPSAVDMLDVNGLTDDELKASLLKHGLNAGPIVASTRALYERRLLKILQSNMPSEPTVNGAGDTNAYSDSEEEGDEEGQDEDSDSNDSRQEDILTLELSPENDKQRVMAPESLEPHSGRIVEIAVESLLEASWALSSHLPSVLDETYSVDEHTGLIPAVPSASMSVKSNTSSSSHTFSITQMVKEKEERGFSPVPQADGRRWSESKGQGDWSQVATEGLTVVPTRLYPPAVPIPTGITATCRRPIKGAAGRPVLYKYPEAPPTSATTLERREVDARLVPVYAQVLVFLAIACLLYLVYACMEENPYHPLLPLLDGLSEALESQEEGPVGLAHPGDPADTPVDL; this is encoded by the exons ATGCCGGTGTTCGAGGAGGACCCTGCTCAGTTATCCAAGTCCAGGTTGAAGTCAGATTTGGTGGCCCACAATGTCACACTGCCAACTGAAAAAAGCAAGAAGGATGTGTATGTGGGTTTATATTTGAAGCATATTGATGCAAAAAATGCTGCTGATTTCTCAAGTGACGAAGAGGACCAAGTTGTT AATCAGGGACATGTTGTTGCGTGCCACCAGGAGGACACGCCAGAGGAGAAGCCATCAGCGGTGGATATGCTGGACGTCAATGGGCTGACCGATGACGAGCTCAAGGCCTCACTTCTCAAGCATGGGCTCAACGCTGGACCCATTGTTG CATCCACCAGGGCTTTGTATGAGCGGCGACTCTTGAAGATCCTTCAGAGCAACATGCCATCGGAGCCCACAGTGAACGGAGCGGGGGACACCAACGCATACTctgacagtgaggaggagggggacgaagaGGGGCAGGACGAGGATTCAG ATTCAAATGACTCAAGACAAGAAGACATTTTAACTTTGGAACTGTCTCCTGAGAACGACAAACAG CGTGTCATGGCCCCTGAAAGCTTGGAACCTCATTCCGGAAGGATTGTGGAGATTGCAGTAGAGTCACTGTTAGAGGCGAGTTGGGCCCTCAGCTCCCACCTTCCCTCTGTGCTTGATGAAACCTACTCTGTAGATGAGCACACAGGATTAATCCCAGCG GTTCCGTCAGCATCCATGTCAGTGAAGAGCAACACCTCGTCAAGTTCCCATACCTTCAGCATCACTCAGATGGTTAAGGAG aaggaggagagaggcttcTCGCCGGTGCCGCAAGCCgacgggaggaggtggagtgagAGCAAAGGGCAGGGGGATTGGTCCCAGGTCGCTACG GAGGGATTGACTGTTGTTCCAACCAGGTTGTATCCACCGGCGGTACCGATACCCACTGGTATTAC CGCTACCTGTCGGAGGCCCATCAAGGGGGCCGCTGGGAGACCCGTCCTGTACAAGTACCCAGAAGCCCCGCCCACCAGTGCCACGACGCTCGAGCGCCGGGAGGTGGACGCTCGCCTAGTTCCGGTCTACGCCCAGGTCCTTGTCTTCCTTGCCATTGCCTGTCTGCTCTATCTGGTGTACGCCTGCATGGAGGAGAACCCGTACCACCCGCTGTTGCCTCTCTTGGACGGTCTGAGCGAGGCCCTagagagccaggaggagggccCTGTGGGTCTGGCCCACCCTGGGGACCCGGCCGACACCCCCGTGGACCTGTGA
- the lemd1 gene encoding LEM domain-containing protein 1 isoform X3, with amino-acid sequence MPVFEEDPAQLSKSRLKSDLVAHNVTLPTEKSKKDVYVGLYLKHIDAKNAADFSSDEEDQVVEDTPEEKPSAVDMLDVNGLTDDELKASLLKHGLNAGPIVASTRALYERRLLKILQSNMPSEPTVNGAGDTNAYSDSEEEGDEEGQDEDSDSNDSRQEDILTLELSPENDKQRVMAPESLEPHSGRIVEIAVESLLEASWALSSHLPSVLDETYSVDEHTGLIPAVPSASMSVKSNTSSSSHTFSITQMVKEKEERGFSPVPQADGRRWSESKGQGDWSQVATPEQPKWELCTPKNESAYYTPNASYKQTVKEGLTVVPTRLYPPAVPIPTGITATCRRPIKGAAGRPVLYKYPEAPPTSATTLERREVDARLVPVYAQVLVFLAIACLLYLVYACMEENPYHPLLPLLDGLSEALESQEEGPVGLAHPGDPADTPVDL; translated from the exons ATGCCGGTGTTCGAGGAGGACCCTGCTCAGTTATCCAAGTCCAGGTTGAAGTCAGATTTGGTGGCCCACAATGTCACACTGCCAACTGAAAAAAGCAAGAAGGATGTGTATGTGGGTTTATATTTGAAGCATATTGATGCAAAAAATGCTGCTGATTTCTCAAGTGACGAAGAGGACCAAGTTGTT GAGGACACGCCAGAGGAGAAGCCATCAGCGGTGGATATGCTGGACGTCAATGGGCTGACCGATGACGAGCTCAAGGCCTCACTTCTCAAGCATGGGCTCAACGCTGGACCCATTGTTG CATCCACCAGGGCTTTGTATGAGCGGCGACTCTTGAAGATCCTTCAGAGCAACATGCCATCGGAGCCCACAGTGAACGGAGCGGGGGACACCAACGCATACTctgacagtgaggaggagggggacgaagaGGGGCAGGACGAGGATTCAG ATTCAAATGACTCAAGACAAGAAGACATTTTAACTTTGGAACTGTCTCCTGAGAACGACAAACAG CGTGTCATGGCCCCTGAAAGCTTGGAACCTCATTCCGGAAGGATTGTGGAGATTGCAGTAGAGTCACTGTTAGAGGCGAGTTGGGCCCTCAGCTCCCACCTTCCCTCTGTGCTTGATGAAACCTACTCTGTAGATGAGCACACAGGATTAATCCCAGCG GTTCCGTCAGCATCCATGTCAGTGAAGAGCAACACCTCGTCAAGTTCCCATACCTTCAGCATCACTCAGATGGTTAAGGAG aaggaggagagaggcttcTCGCCGGTGCCGCAAGCCgacgggaggaggtggagtgagAGCAAAGGGCAGGGGGATTGGTCCCAGGTCGCTACG CCGGAGCAGCCAAAGTGGGAACTGTGCACCCCGAAGAATGAATCGGCCTACTACACCCCTAATGCCTCTTACAAGCAGACGGTCAAG GAGGGATTGACTGTTGTTCCAACCAGGTTGTATCCACCGGCGGTACCGATACCCACTGGTATTAC CGCTACCTGTCGGAGGCCCATCAAGGGGGCCGCTGGGAGACCCGTCCTGTACAAGTACCCAGAAGCCCCGCCCACCAGTGCCACGACGCTCGAGCGCCGGGAGGTGGACGCTCGCCTAGTTCCGGTCTACGCCCAGGTCCTTGTCTTCCTTGCCATTGCCTGTCTGCTCTATCTGGTGTACGCCTGCATGGAGGAGAACCCGTACCACCCGCTGTTGCCTCTCTTGGACGGTCTGAGCGAGGCCCTagagagccaggaggagggccCTGTGGGTCTGGCCCACCCTGGGGACCCGGCCGACACCCCCGTGGACCTGTGA
- the lemd1 gene encoding LEM domain-containing protein 1 isoform X8: MPVFEEDPAQLSKSRLKSDLVAHNVTLPTEKSKKDVYVGLYLKHIDAKNAADFSSDEEDQVVNQGHVVACHQEDTPEEKPSAVDMLDVNGLTDDELKASLLKHGLNAGPIVASTRALYERRLLKILQSNMPSEPTVNGAGDTNAYSDSEEEGDEEGQDEDSDSNDSRQEDILTLELSPENDKQPEQPKWELCTPKNESAYYTPNASYKQTVKEGLTVVPTRLYPPAVPIPTGITATCRRPIKGAAGRPVLYKYPEAPPTSATTLERREVDARLVPVYAQVLVFLAIACLLYLVYACMEENPYHPLLPLLDGLSEALESQEEGPVGLAHPGDPADTPVDL, from the exons ATGCCGGTGTTCGAGGAGGACCCTGCTCAGTTATCCAAGTCCAGGTTGAAGTCAGATTTGGTGGCCCACAATGTCACACTGCCAACTGAAAAAAGCAAGAAGGATGTGTATGTGGGTTTATATTTGAAGCATATTGATGCAAAAAATGCTGCTGATTTCTCAAGTGACGAAGAGGACCAAGTTGTT AATCAGGGACATGTTGTTGCGTGCCACCAGGAGGACACGCCAGAGGAGAAGCCATCAGCGGTGGATATGCTGGACGTCAATGGGCTGACCGATGACGAGCTCAAGGCCTCACTTCTCAAGCATGGGCTCAACGCTGGACCCATTGTTG CATCCACCAGGGCTTTGTATGAGCGGCGACTCTTGAAGATCCTTCAGAGCAACATGCCATCGGAGCCCACAGTGAACGGAGCGGGGGACACCAACGCATACTctgacagtgaggaggagggggacgaagaGGGGCAGGACGAGGATTCAG ATTCAAATGACTCAAGACAAGAAGACATTTTAACTTTGGAACTGTCTCCTGAGAACGACAAACAG CCGGAGCAGCCAAAGTGGGAACTGTGCACCCCGAAGAATGAATCGGCCTACTACACCCCTAATGCCTCTTACAAGCAGACGGTCAAG GAGGGATTGACTGTTGTTCCAACCAGGTTGTATCCACCGGCGGTACCGATACCCACTGGTATTAC CGCTACCTGTCGGAGGCCCATCAAGGGGGCCGCTGGGAGACCCGTCCTGTACAAGTACCCAGAAGCCCCGCCCACCAGTGCCACGACGCTCGAGCGCCGGGAGGTGGACGCTCGCCTAGTTCCGGTCTACGCCCAGGTCCTTGTCTTCCTTGCCATTGCCTGTCTGCTCTATCTGGTGTACGCCTGCATGGAGGAGAACCCGTACCACCCGCTGTTGCCTCTCTTGGACGGTCTGAGCGAGGCCCTagagagccaggaggagggccCTGTGGGTCTGGCCCACCCTGGGGACCCGGCCGACACCCCCGTGGACCTGTGA
- the lemd1 gene encoding LEM domain-containing protein 1 isoform X9, translating into MPVFEEDPAQLSKSRLKSDLVAHNVTLPTEKSKKDVYVGLYLKHIDAKNAADFSSDEEDQVVNQGHVVACHQEDTPEEKPSAVDMLDVNGLTDDELKASLLKHGLNAGPIVASTRALYERRLLKILQSNMPSEPTVNGAGDTNAYSDSEEEGDEEGQDEDSDSNDSRQEDILTLELSPENDKQPEQPKWELCTPKNESAYYTPNASYKQTEGLTVVPTRLYPPAVPIPTGITATCRRPIKGAAGRPVLYKYPEAPPTSATTLERREVDARLVPVYAQVLVFLAIACLLYLVYACMEENPYHPLLPLLDGLSEALESQEEGPVGLAHPGDPADTPVDL; encoded by the exons ATGCCGGTGTTCGAGGAGGACCCTGCTCAGTTATCCAAGTCCAGGTTGAAGTCAGATTTGGTGGCCCACAATGTCACACTGCCAACTGAAAAAAGCAAGAAGGATGTGTATGTGGGTTTATATTTGAAGCATATTGATGCAAAAAATGCTGCTGATTTCTCAAGTGACGAAGAGGACCAAGTTGTT AATCAGGGACATGTTGTTGCGTGCCACCAGGAGGACACGCCAGAGGAGAAGCCATCAGCGGTGGATATGCTGGACGTCAATGGGCTGACCGATGACGAGCTCAAGGCCTCACTTCTCAAGCATGGGCTCAACGCTGGACCCATTGTTG CATCCACCAGGGCTTTGTATGAGCGGCGACTCTTGAAGATCCTTCAGAGCAACATGCCATCGGAGCCCACAGTGAACGGAGCGGGGGACACCAACGCATACTctgacagtgaggaggagggggacgaagaGGGGCAGGACGAGGATTCAG ATTCAAATGACTCAAGACAAGAAGACATTTTAACTTTGGAACTGTCTCCTGAGAACGACAAACAG CCGGAGCAGCCAAAGTGGGAACTGTGCACCCCGAAGAATGAATCGGCCTACTACACCCCTAATGCCTCTTACAAGCAGACG GAGGGATTGACTGTTGTTCCAACCAGGTTGTATCCACCGGCGGTACCGATACCCACTGGTATTAC CGCTACCTGTCGGAGGCCCATCAAGGGGGCCGCTGGGAGACCCGTCCTGTACAAGTACCCAGAAGCCCCGCCCACCAGTGCCACGACGCTCGAGCGCCGGGAGGTGGACGCTCGCCTAGTTCCGGTCTACGCCCAGGTCCTTGTCTTCCTTGCCATTGCCTGTCTGCTCTATCTGGTGTACGCCTGCATGGAGGAGAACCCGTACCACCCGCTGTTGCCTCTCTTGGACGGTCTGAGCGAGGCCCTagagagccaggaggagggccCTGTGGGTCTGGCCCACCCTGGGGACCCGGCCGACACCCCCGTGGACCTGTGA
- the lemd1 gene encoding LEM domain-containing protein 1 isoform X6, which produces MPVFEEDPAQLSKSRLKSDLVAHNVTLPTEKSKKDVYVGLYLKHIDAKNAADFSSDEEDQVVNQGHVVACHQEDTPEEKPSAVDMLDVNGLTDDELKASLLKHGLNAGPIVASTRALYERRLLKILQSNMPSEPTVNGAGDTNAYSDSEEEGDEEGQDEDSDSNDSRQEDILTLELSPENDKQKEERGFSPVPQADGRRWSESKGQGDWSQVATPEQPKWELCTPKNESAYYTPNASYKQTVKEGLTVVPTRLYPPAVPIPTGITATCRRPIKGAAGRPVLYKYPEAPPTSATTLERREVDARLVPVYAQVLVFLAIACLLYLVYACMEENPYHPLLPLLDGLSEALESQEEGPVGLAHPGDPADTPVDL; this is translated from the exons ATGCCGGTGTTCGAGGAGGACCCTGCTCAGTTATCCAAGTCCAGGTTGAAGTCAGATTTGGTGGCCCACAATGTCACACTGCCAACTGAAAAAAGCAAGAAGGATGTGTATGTGGGTTTATATTTGAAGCATATTGATGCAAAAAATGCTGCTGATTTCTCAAGTGACGAAGAGGACCAAGTTGTT AATCAGGGACATGTTGTTGCGTGCCACCAGGAGGACACGCCAGAGGAGAAGCCATCAGCGGTGGATATGCTGGACGTCAATGGGCTGACCGATGACGAGCTCAAGGCCTCACTTCTCAAGCATGGGCTCAACGCTGGACCCATTGTTG CATCCACCAGGGCTTTGTATGAGCGGCGACTCTTGAAGATCCTTCAGAGCAACATGCCATCGGAGCCCACAGTGAACGGAGCGGGGGACACCAACGCATACTctgacagtgaggaggagggggacgaagaGGGGCAGGACGAGGATTCAG ATTCAAATGACTCAAGACAAGAAGACATTTTAACTTTGGAACTGTCTCCTGAGAACGACAAACAG aaggaggagagaggcttcTCGCCGGTGCCGCAAGCCgacgggaggaggtggagtgagAGCAAAGGGCAGGGGGATTGGTCCCAGGTCGCTACG CCGGAGCAGCCAAAGTGGGAACTGTGCACCCCGAAGAATGAATCGGCCTACTACACCCCTAATGCCTCTTACAAGCAGACGGTCAAG GAGGGATTGACTGTTGTTCCAACCAGGTTGTATCCACCGGCGGTACCGATACCCACTGGTATTAC CGCTACCTGTCGGAGGCCCATCAAGGGGGCCGCTGGGAGACCCGTCCTGTACAAGTACCCAGAAGCCCCGCCCACCAGTGCCACGACGCTCGAGCGCCGGGAGGTGGACGCTCGCCTAGTTCCGGTCTACGCCCAGGTCCTTGTCTTCCTTGCCATTGCCTGTCTGCTCTATCTGGTGTACGCCTGCATGGAGGAGAACCCGTACCACCCGCTGTTGCCTCTCTTGGACGGTCTGAGCGAGGCCCTagagagccaggaggagggccCTGTGGGTCTGGCCCACCCTGGGGACCCGGCCGACACCCCCGTGGACCTGTGA